TTTCCTTAACGAATACTTTCCATATCCTCCTATATGAGGCAATATATACACATTAGGGTATTTCAATAATGGATTATTTGGGCTTATTGGTTCTTCTTCTAATACATCAAACCCTGCAGCAGAAACTTTCTTTGATTCTAAAGCCTCTATAAAATCATTCTGGTTTATCAATTCTCCTCTTGCCGTATTAACTATTACAACCCCGTTTTTCATTAAGTCGAAAGCTCTTTTGTTTATGAAATGATAGTTTCCTTCATTTAAAGAAGCGTTCAGGCTTATTACATCGGATGTTCTTAAAAGTTCTTCAAAACTTACAGGTGTTACCCCAGTTTTTTCTATAACCTTGTCAGCTATATAAGGGTCATACGCTATTACTTTTGAGCCGAATCCCTCTTTTACTATCTCAGCCACACGGCTTCCAATGTTTCCATAACCAATTATTCCTACCGTCAATTTTGATAGTTCATCACCAACAAAATTTTTTCTATCTTGCCATTTATTTTCTTCAACCGCCTTATTCGCAGGAATAATTTGTCTCAGACATATGAGAATCAATGCAATAGCAAGTTCTGCAACGGAATCTCTTTCGTGGATACCAAGAACCCTTGTAACCATAACGCCATTTTCCGTGGCAGCTTTTATATCCACATTGTTGTATCCAATACCGTGGCGAGCGATTAGTTTTACATCTTTATTGTATTGAAAAAATTCTGAAGTAAAATTTGGTGTGACGCTTGCTATAACAAACTTAAAACCTTTCAATTTGGCTGCTAACTCTTTCGCCGGTATTTTAGGGTCCACCGTTATTCTTTCAACGA
This DNA window, taken from Petrotoga miotherma DSM 10691, encodes the following:
- a CDS encoding D-isomer specific 2-hydroxyacid dehydrogenase family protein, translating into MSEDNTNIAIVNSSTFGIYFPDLMQRLKKIGIVERITVDPKIPAKELAAKLKGFKFVIASVTPNFTSEFFQYNKDVKLIARHGIGYNNVDIKAATENGVMVTRVLGIHERDSVAELAIALILICLRQIIPANKAVEENKWQDRKNFVGDELSKLTVGIIGYGNIGSRVAEIVKEGFGSKVIAYDPYIADKVIEKTGVTPVSFEELLRTSDVISLNASLNEGNYHFINKRAFDLMKNGVVIVNTARGELINQNDFIEALESKKVSAAGFDVLEEEPISPNNPLLKYPNVYILPHIGGYGKYSLRKMDEKMVEDIEKLMKGEIPEQIVNPEIIEKIITQFKGRK